DNA sequence from the bacterium genome:
CCCGGAGGTCTAAGCCATCCTGAGTTCGATGAAGGGGGAAATAAGGCGTTTCTCAGTTTGGCACAAGAACCGGATAGACTTTCCGCCCGGCTTGCCGTACTGTCGAGACAGGAGGATCGACGATGGCACGGGCGTTGAGTACGCAACAGCAAATCGGACGGGGATCCGAGGATGTGTACTGGCGGTCCACGTTGGCCAGAGATCCCGCGGCCGACGGGATGTTCGTCTACGCGGTCCGCTCCACCGGAATCTACTGCCGGCCGTCCTGCCCGTCGCGCAAGCCCGGGCGCAACAATGTGCAGTTCTTTCGGGCGCCCGAAGCGGCGGAGCGGGCGGGGTTCCGCGCGTGCCGGCGATGCCGCCCTCGTGATGCCGCTCAGGCGGATCCGCGGCTCGACGTCGTCCGGCAGGCATGCCACTACCTCGATGAGCACAAGGATGACCGGCTCTCGCTCACGGATCTCGGGAGGCGTGTGGGGGTGAGCCCGCACCGGCTGCTGCGGACGTTTAAGCGGATCGTAGGGATCACGCCCCGCGAGTACGCGGAAGCCCACCGGCTGGACCGGCTCAAAGGAAGGCTGAGAGAGGGGGACTCTGTGACACGGGCTCTATACGATGCGGGATACGGATCCAGCAGCCGCTTGTACGAGCGCGCGCAGGCTCGCCTGGGGATGACCCCGGGGGTCTACCGTCGCGGCGGCCAGGGCATGCGCATCGAGTATGCCATCGCGGACTGCCCGCTCGGCCGCCTCCTCGTGGCGGCGACGGAACGGGGCGTCTGCGCGGTGTACTTCGGGGACACCGACCGCGCGCTCGAGGGGTCCCTTTCGCGCGAGTATCCCTCTGCCGAGATCCGCCGGGGGGAGAACGGCGCCGCGCGCTGGATCGGCGCGATCCTCCGACACCTCGAGGGCAAGCAGCCGCACCTCGACCTGCCGACGGACGTCAAGGCAACGGCGTTTCAGCAGAGGGTCTGGCAGCAACTGCGGGCGATCCCGTACGGTGA
Encoded proteins:
- the ada gene encoding bifunctional DNA-binding transcriptional regulator/O6-methylguanine-DNA methyltransferase Ada, translating into MARALSTQQQIGRGSEDVYWRSTLARDPAADGMFVYAVRSTGIYCRPSCPSRKPGRNNVQFFRAPEAAERAGFRACRRCRPRDAAQADPRLDVVRQACHYLDEHKDDRLSLTDLGRRVGVSPHRLLRTFKRIVGITPREYAEAHRLDRLKGRLREGDSVTRALYDAGYGSSSRLYERAQARLGMTPGVYRRGGQGMRIEYAIADCPLGRLLVAATERGVCAVYFGDTDRALEGSLSREYPSAEIRRGENGAARWIGAILRHLEGKQPHLDLPTDVKATAFQQRVWQQLRAIPYGETRTYREIAERIGAPRAARAVGRACATNPVSVVVPCHRAVREDGGLGGYRWGMNRKEHLLAHERAMVGAEAVPRSAG